The following proteins are encoded in a genomic region of Triticum dicoccoides isolate Atlit2015 ecotype Zavitan chromosome 1B, WEW_v2.0, whole genome shotgun sequence:
- the LOC119341195 gene encoding peptide chain release factor PrfB3, chloroplastic-like: protein MATAASPPAAASARASAIRSRAGRLSLPAALPADGRGDTATTYKELGLYSWKRRIEDAVIRVELSASNALEREEARRIKHEEVLQSRNLWDNPAKSHETLSALSDAIRAVDHLKDLLYKAEEAKLISQLAGMDVINGELFKQAYDISLDASEFLDRYQMYKLLKGPYDKEGACIIVTAGSEGFASELWAEKLFDMYTSWARRQGCKEGLVEKIASTSGHTQFAAMEIESEYMFGTLSGEKGIHRMIYSTVENSGTDKAISARVDIIPLFLDRPVNFHLDDSDLEISPRPSECENRDRRNGATVRVQHIPSGVTAESSGERSYFANKLKAVSRLKAKLLIITRELRLPDPKMIGKQAVEEGCNRETRRYTFGPQELVHDLNTGIQLSDLNSVLEGNIEPFIRGRIVSRHG from the exons ATGGCCACGGCGGCCTCGCCGCCGGCGGCAGCTTCCGCTCGGGCGTCGGCGATCCGCTCCCGCGCTGGCCGCCTCTCCCTCCCCGCGGCCCTCCCGGCGGACGGCCGTGGTGACACTGCCACCACCTACAAGGAGCTCG GTTTGTACTCCTGGAAAAGGAGGATCGAAGATGCGGTTATCCGAGTCGAATTGTCTGCATCCAATGCACTGGAGAGGGAGGAAGCACGGAGAATCAAACATGAAGAAGTACTGCAAAGCCGTAACTTGTGGGACAATCCGGCCAAGTCGCACGAGACGCTCTCTGCCCTGTCCGATGCCATCAGAGCGGTTGATCATCTCAAAGACCTTCTATATAAG GCTGAAGAGGCTAAATTGATAAGTCAACTAGCAGGCATGGATGTCATAAACGGAGAGCTATTTAAGCAAGCATATGATATCTCTTTGGATGCTAGTGAGTTTCTAGATCGTTACCAGATGTACAAGCTTCTTAAGGGTCCATATGACAAGGAAGGAGCTTGTATCATTGTCACTGCTGGATCAGAGGGTTTCGCTTCAGAG CTATGGGCAGAGAAGCTATTTGACATGTATACAAGTTGGGCACGCAGGCAAGGTTGCAAAGAAGGACTGGTAGAGAAGATCGCATCAACAAGTGGTCATACCCAGTTTGCAGCGATGGAGATTGAATCAGAGTACATGTTTGGCACCCTTTCTGGAGAAAAAGGAATTCACAGAATGATCTACTCTACTGTTGAAAATTCTGGCACTGACAAG GCGATTTCAGCTAGAGTCGATATTATTCCTCTCTTCTTGGATAGACCAGTTAATTTTCACTTGGACGACAGCGATCTGGAGATTTCTCCACGACCAAGTGAATGTGAAAATCGAGATCGAAGAAATGGTGCCACTGTGAGAGTTCAACACATACCAAGTGGAGTTACTGCCGAAAGCTCAG GTGAAAGAAGCTATTTTGCAAACAAGCTAAAAGCCGTGAGCAGGCTGAAAGCAAAGCTACTCATCATAACAAGAGAACTAAGACTACCAGACCCGAAGATGATCGGAAAACAAGCCGTGGAGGAAGGATGCAACCGCGAGACGAGACGATATACGTTTGGCCCCCAGGAATTGGTCCATGATCTGAACACGGGCATCCAGTTGTCAGACCTCAACTCGGTCCTGGAAGGCAACATCGAACCGTTCATCAGGGGTCGTATTGTTTCAAGACATGGATGA